Proteins from a genomic interval of Niabella soli DSM 19437:
- a CDS encoding type III PLP-dependent enzyme domain-containing protein, translating to MKNPKWHRTEIILALELYFDSNRGSIDAKNPKIIELSEVLNALPLFMDRPDTEKFRNPNGVSLKLSNFLAIDPTHNGRGMSSYSKLDKEIFEEFVDDKRRLKEMANHIKQSIKTL from the coding sequence ATGAAAAATCCAAAGTGGCATAGAACCGAAATTATATTAGCATTAGAACTTTATTTTGATTCCAATAGAGGTTCTATCGATGCAAAAAATCCTAAGATCATTGAACTTTCAGAGGTGCTTAATGCTTTACCATTATTTATGGACAGACCAGACACTGAAAAATTTAGGAATCCCAACGGAGTAAGTTTAAAACTCTCTAATTTTTTGGCGATTGATCCAACACATAACGGGAGGGGAATGAGCTCTTATAGCAAATTAGATAAAGAAATATTTGAGGAATTTGTAGATGATAAACGACGCTTGAAAGAAATGGCGAACCATATAAAACAGTCTATAAAAACTCTTTAA